The proteins below come from a single Mangifera indica cultivar Alphonso chromosome 16, CATAS_Mindica_2.1, whole genome shotgun sequence genomic window:
- the LOC123198582 gene encoding probable pectinesterase/pectinesterase inhibitor 51, whose amino-acid sequence MPIKWPPKKPKSRFLILLFMASLLLTLSFFSLFLFFSLSSASHRNHLPKLIQPSEEIPQIALACKATRDPVTCQSSLSESKQVPANPTPSQMIQAAIWVSSENLKTAVVKVQSILDSSGGNQNRSNAAKNCLELLGYSEKRTQSANDALPRGKIKDARAWYSAALTYQYDSWSALKYVNDTKLVGETMSFLNSLMQLTSNALSMMMSFDNFGDDFNTWRAPETERTGFWEKDRSKAAHLGFNGGFPSDLTADVTVCKDGSCNYKTVQDAVNAAPENLATRRFVINIKAGVYEEIVRVAFEKKNVVFLGDGMGKTVISGSLNTGLMGITTFKTATVGVVGDGFMASGVTFQNTAGPDAHQAVAFRSDSDLSIVENCEFLSNQDTLYAHSLRQFYRNCRIQGNVDFIFGNSPAFFQDCQILVAPRQINPEKGENNAVTAQGRTDPAQSTGFVFQNCLINGTEDYIKLYLEKPKVHKTYLGRPWKEFSRTVLIHCTLEALIQPDGWMPFNGDFALKTLYYGEFENSGPGSDTSKRVPWSSHIPAEHVNTYSVQNFIQGNEWISTSS is encoded by the exons ATGCCAATCAAATGGCCTCCCAAGAAACCAAAAAGCAGATTTCTCATCCTCCTCTTCATGGCCTCCCTTCTCCTCACCCTCTCCTTTTTCtccctcttcctcttcttctcacTCTCCTCCGCCTCCCACCGTAATCACCTCCCGAAACTAATCCAACCGTCTGAAGAAATCCCCCAAATTGCTTTGGCCTGCAAGGCCACACGTGACCCTGTCACTTGCCAATCCTCCCTCTCCGAATCTAAACAAGTCCCAGCCAACCCAACGCCGTCGCAAATGATCCAAGCCGCCATCTGGGTCTCCTCAGAAAACCTCAAGACCGCTGTGGTTAAAGTTCAGTCTATTTTAGACTCTTCCGGAGGCAATCAGAACCGTTCCAATGCGGCTAAGAATTGTCTAGAGCTGCTCGGGTATTCGGAGAAACGGACCCAATCGGCTAACGACGCTCTGCCACGTGGCAAAATCAAGGACGCACGCGCATGGTACAGTGCAGCTTTAACTTATCAGTATGACTCCTGGTCGGCGTTGAAGTATGTGAATGACACGAAGTTGGTGGGCGAAACGATGTCGTTCTTGAACTCTTTGATGCAGCTGACAAGTAACGCCTTGAGTATGATGATGTCGTTTGATAATTTCGGTGACGATTTCAACACTTGGCGGGCGCCCGAGACGGAGCGGACCGGATTCTGGGAGAAGGACAGGTCGAAAGCGGCCCACCTGGGATTTAATGGCGGGTTCCCTTCCGATTTAACGGCGGACGTGACGGTGTGTAAGGACGGGAGTTGTAATTACAAGACGGTACAGGACGCCGTTAACGCGGCGCCGGAAAATCTGGCAACACGTAGGTTCGTTATAAACATAAAGGCGGGAGTTTATGAGGAGATCGTTCGGGTGGCGTTTGAGAAAAAGAACGTGGTGTTCTTGGGAGACGGCATGGGTAAAACAGTAATTTCTGGTTCTTTGAATACAGGCCTGATGGGAATCACAACATTCAAAACTGCCACTGTTG GAGTTGTTGGAGACGGGTTCATGGCAAGTGGTGTTACATTCCAGAACACAGCAGGTCCGGATGCGCATCAGGCAGTTGCCTTCAGATCAGATAGTGATCTATCCATTGTTGAGAACTGTGAATTCTTGAGCAATCAAGACACTCTTTATGCTCACTCCCTCCGCCAGTTCTATAGAAACTGCCGCATCCAGGGCAATGTGGACTTCATTTTTGGAAACTCCCCTGCATTTTTCCAGGATTGCCAGATCTTAGTTGCTCCACGGCAAATCAATCCAGAAAAAGGCGAGAACAATGCTGTCACAGCTCAGGGTAGAACTGACCCTGCTCAATCTACAGGTTTTGTTTTCCAGAATTGTCTGATCAATGGCACCGAAGATTACATAAAGCTTTATCTCGAAAAGCCTAAAGTGCACAAGACTTACCTTGGAAGACCATGGAAAGAATTCTCGAGGACGGTTCTTATTCACTGTACCTTGGAAGCACTCATACAACCAGATGGCTGGATGCCATTCAACGGGGACTTTGCTCTGAAAACACTCTACTACGGAGAGTTTGAGAATTCTGGACCCGGATCTGATACTTCTAAGAGAGTTCCGTGGAGTAGCCACATTCCGGCAGAGCATGTTAATACATATTCAGTGCAGAATTTTATTCAGGGGAATGAATGGATATCAACATCATCTTAA
- the LOC123198793 gene encoding LOW QUALITY PROTEIN: UDP-glucuronate:xylan alpha-glucuronosyltransferase 1 (The sequence of the model RefSeq protein was modified relative to this genomic sequence to represent the inferred CDS: inserted 1 base in 1 codon) — MRGAMGNSAGSVEARHRLSASIEDIYKRKVQKRVKGSEKPFRLSIHDKNSCCKFPLLKLVLVIIMCGTLVTLIYSPEVYSNNHLSHSNSRQSFVNRWIWRGSDPRYVSDLDIDWDDIMKVIEKLSEQNDYRGIGILNFNKSEISTWKQFIPDANHTVLRLEYAAENVTWDSLYPEWIDEEEEKDVPVCPILPKIDAPRKRLDLIAVKLPCRNEGNWSKDVARLHLQLAAAGLAASEKGSYPVYLLLVTKCFPIPNLFTCKELVIREGHVWLYRPNLHVLTQKLQLPVGSCELALPLRDKGRDYTGIANREAYATILHSAHVYVCGAIAAAQSIRMSGSPXDLVILVDDTISVYHRSGLEAAGWKIRTIQRIRNPKAEKDAYNEWNYSKFRLWQLTDYDKIIFIDADLLILRNIDFLFGMPEISATGNNGTMFNSGVMVIEPSNCTFQLLMDHINEFESYNGGDQGYLNEVFTWWHRIPKHMNFLKHFWIGDDEEVKQKKIRLFGSEPPILYVLHYLGLKPWLCFRDYDCNWNVDILQEFASDVAHEKWWRVHDAMPEQLQQFCLLKSKQKAQLEWDRRQAEQANYTDMHYKIKIEDRRLKKCIDKLCNWKSMLRHWGETNWTDDEFFTPTPPAITTESLSGL, encoded by the exons ATGAGAGGAGCAATGGGAAATTCTGCTGGTTCTGTCGAAGCAAGACATCGATTATCGGCTTCAAT TGAAGATATATACAAGAGAAAAGTGCAGAAAAGAGTGAAAGGAAGCGAAAAGCCATTCCGCTTATCAATCCATGACAAAAATTCTTGCTGCAAATTTCCTCTATTGAAGCTTGTTCTTGTTATCATAATGTGTGGCACCTTAGTGACACTGATCTACTCTCCTGAGGTTTATTCTAACAATCATCTATCTCACTCGAATTCTCG GCAAAGTTTTGTTAACAGATGGATATGGAGAGGATCAGATCCTCGCTATGTTTCAGATTTAGATATCGATTGGGATGATATTATGAAAGTTATTGAGAAGCTGAGTGAGCAGAATGACTATCGAGGAATTggtattttgaattttaacaagAGTGAAATCAGTACATGGAAGCAGTTTATACCTGATGCCAATCACACTGTGCTGAGACTGGAATATGCAGCAGAAAATGTGACTTGGGATTCGTTGTATCCCGAATGGATagatgaagaggaagagaaagatGTTCCTGTTTGCCCAATTCTTCCGAAGATTGATGCCCCGAGGAAGAGACTGGATCTCATTGCTGTTAAACTTCCATGTAGAAATGAAGGGAATTGGTCTAAAGATGTGGCTAGACTGCACTTGCAGCTTGCGGCAGCTGGTCTTGCAGCTTCTGAAAAAGGCTCTTATCCTGTGTATTTGCTTCTTGTTACCAAGTGCTTTCCGATACCAAACCTGTTTACTTGCAAGGAACTTGTGATTCGCGAAGGACATGTATGGTTATATAGACCAAACTTACATGTTTTGACACAAAAACTCCAGCTTCCAGTTGGATCTTGTGAACTTGCACTTCCACTCAGAGATAAAG GAAGGGATTACACAGGGATTGCGAACCGAGAAGCATATGCAACGATTCTCCATTCTGCTCATGTGTATGTGTGTGGAGCCATTGCTGCTGCTCAGAGCATCCGTATGTCTGGCTCCC CGGACCTTGTAATTCTTGTCGATGACACGATCAGCGTGTACCATAGGAGTGGCCTGGAGGCAGCTGGGTGGAAAATCAGGACAATACAAAGGATCAGGAACCCAAAAGCTGAGAAAGATGCTTACAATGAATGGAACTACAGCAAGTTTCGGCTATGGCAGCTCACAGATTACGACAAGATAATTTTCATCGATGCAGACTTATTAATACTTAGAAATATTGACTTCTTATTTGGTATGCCTGAAATTTCTGCAACAGGAAACAATGGCACAATGTTTAACTCTGGTGTTATGGTTATTGAGCCCTCAAATTGTACATTCCAGCTTCTGATGGATCACATTAATGAGTTTGAGTCCTACAATGGTGGCGACCAGGGATACTTGAATGAAGTTTTTACATGGTGGCATCGAATTCCGAAGCACATGAACTTCTTGAAGCATTTTTGGATTGGTGATGACGAAGAAGTTAAGCAAAAGAAAATTAGACTCTTTGGATCTGAGCCTCCAATTCTCTATGTTCTTCACTATCTTGGTTTGAAACCATGGTTGTGCTTTCGCGACTATGATTGCAACTGGAATGTTGACATATTACAAGAGTTTGCCAGCGATGTTGCCCACGAGAAGTGGTGGAGAGTGCATGATGCCATGCCTGAGCAGTTGCAGCAATTCTGCCTATTGAAGTCTAAGCAAAAGGCACAACTAGAATGGGATCGCAGGCAAGCCGAACAGGCAAACTACACAGATATgcattacaaaatcaaaattgaggATCGGCGTTTAAAAAAATGCATCGACAAGCTATGCAACTGGAAGAGCATGTTACGCCATTGGGGCGAGACTAATTGGACTGATGATGAATTTTTCACTCCAACACCACCTGCAATCACCACAGAATCTCTTTCCGGATTATGA